A genome region from Triticum aestivum cultivar Chinese Spring chromosome 2B, IWGSC CS RefSeq v2.1, whole genome shotgun sequence includes the following:
- the LOC123041521 gene encoding uncharacterized protein — MDLRAFYFQAAEAAATATVTATEDDDVTTPKLSPSAAVPQEGQSSGSASPVAVVMNSEGSGGARDLICPECGKAFLSDKAMYGHLRCHPGRRNKGAIRPPTPVASASSVTRGDAKARKVLWMEDDLPTKWPLTAKRGRTPTVATSVTVQPVSVLESTYSAEEEAANTLLDLAQNARNAAVAEQEMQMPQADQFELPAHHVADPVAPEPEQPVIPDMAAGADALQHVQQAETRAPVEHIFGIILQPQAPGVEPSNFIAASEPVNNSAPVVVRDEDKSISPAVKKLKKRRFHDPVGQSPDSSQPPPDPEDVRPPVRRIPSPASDRRYACPSCYKSFPTHQALGGHMASHNRAIRCAAAQQVDGLAVAQAVQNILAHRQRQESANASASGIVGEDLQISLRPPKPVSHTCVRCRQIFSTGQALGGHMRKHFLEDRLQAAAAAAAPATAPPALAAAAAVALAIAPAAVPAAQDGPPRDFDLNEMMPWE; from the coding sequence ATGGACTTGCGGGCCTTCTACTtccaggcggcggaggcggcggcgacggcgacggtgacggccACGGAGGACGACGACGTGACGACACCCAAGCTCTCCCCCAGCGCAGCGGTGCCGCAGGAAGGCCAGAGCAGTGGCAGCGCTTCCCCGGTGGCGGTGGTGATGAACAGCGAGGGAAGCGGCGGCGCGCGCGACCTGATCTGCCCCGAGTGCGGCAAGGCCTTCCTGTCGGACAAGGCCATGTACGGGCACCTCAGGTGCCACCCGGGGAGGAGAAACAAGGGGGCGATCCGCCCGCCGACGCCGGTCGCCTCCGCCTCTTCTGTGACCCGCGGAGACGCCAAGGCGAGGAAAGTGCTGTGGATGGAGGATGACCTCCCGACCAAATGGCCGTTGACGGCCAAGCGCGGCCGCACTCCGACCGTGGCCACCTCCGTCACCGTGCAGCCCGTGTCCGTGCTGGAGTCCACCTACAGCGCGGAGGAGGAGGCTGCCAACACTCTCTTGGACTTGGCCCAGAACGCCCGCAACGCCGCCGTTGCGGAGCAGGAGATGCAGATGCCACAGGCCGATCAGTTCGAGCTACCAGCTCATCATGTCGCTGACCCCGTCGCGCCGGAGCCCGAGCAGCCTGTGATACCAGACATGGCCGCCGGCGCCGACGCGTTGCAGCACGTGCAGCAGGCCGAGACGCGTGCGCCGGTGGAGCACATCTTCGGCATCATCTTGCAGCCCCAGGCGCCCGGGGTCGAGCCGTCCAATTTCATCGCAGCGTCGGAGCCTGTGAACAATTCTGCACCCGTCGTGGTCCGCGACGAGGACAAGTCCATCTCCCCTGCCGTCAAGAAGCTAAAGAAGCGACGGTTCCATGATCCAGTTGGCCAGAGTCCAGATTCCTCTCAGCCGCCGCCAGATCCCGAGGACGTCAGGCCGCCGGTGAGGCGCATACCGTCGCCGGCGTCAGATCGGAGGTACGCATGCCCGTCGTGCTACAAGTCGTTCCCCACCCACCAAGCCCTAGGCGGCCACATGGCGAGCCACAACAGGGCCATCAGGTGCGCCGCCGCGCAGCAGGTGGACGGGCTCGCCGTGGCCCAGGCCGTGCAAAACATCTTGGCCCATCGCCAGCGCCAAGAGAGCGCCAACGCCAGCGCCAGCGGGATCGTCGGCGAGGATCTACAGATCAGCCTCCGGCCGCCGAAGCCGGTGTCGCACACATGCGTCCGGTGCCGTCAGATCTTCTCTACCGGGCAGGCGCTCGGCGGCCACATGCGGAAGCACTTTCTCGAGGACAGGCTGCAGGCGGCCGCTGCCGCCGCGGCGCCGGCCACTGCTCCGCCTGCTCTGGCCGCAGCAGCCGCCGTGGCGCTGGCCATTGCTCCGGCAGCAGTGCCAGCGGCCCAAGATGGGCCCCCCCGGGACTTTGATCTCAACGAGATGATGCCTTGGGAATGA